In one Tripterygium wilfordii isolate XIE 37 chromosome 22, ASM1340144v1, whole genome shotgun sequence genomic region, the following are encoded:
- the LOC119990462 gene encoding protein OCTOPUS-like, which produces MTRPQSHRRLSTCHRHVAEPVTGFCASCLRERLASIDSDTRHETSTSIISSTVLRRSKSYSASRAENPEGSSVAEPRRKSCDVGSGSTLSDLFSLDDKRRRLRGSNLGYELKEVEENEEEIRVSDNINRVENARAINEEVNVHDDFEEDGGFKTMKEFIDLEWDSKKNRRDLWEIAGNFLGAASIFSKKLRKWRQKQKSKQQHSHDSLVEVEKAIVSVNQLRETQSEIGENGFGRRSCDTDARLSLDLGRISFDEPRASWDGCLIGKPYPRLTPLVPVEEKGNLSSEGERSPGGTAQTRDYYGDSLNPQRRRRSFDHSGWNMRVGLGDVDNANAVPNAKMSPETVGLFHGAKLLITEKELRDSNWYSFKDYSAESAKAAGQNAGSYVGEDVYNVKKSRKWLNLRSIWGLMHRSESKCGHEAKAGEGTVADGSLAESWQKLRRVANGEANEAFSDKLMRSYSVSTRNLCKLERTCTETKDKQDDLVLQRNRSSRYSPNTLDNGLLRFYLTPLRGNGRSKAGNSRSKDSQSMARSCKGKINCS; this is translated from the coding sequence ATGACACGTCCCCAAAGTCACCGCCGCCTCTCCACCTGCCACCGTCACGTAGCTGAACCCGTCACCGGCTTCTGCGCCTCTTGCCTCCGAGAACGCCTTGCTTCCATTGATTCCGACACCCGCCATGAAACCTCTACCTCCATCATCTCTTCCACAGTGCTCCGCCGCAGCAAATCGTACTCTGCAAGCCGTGCTGAGAACCCTGAGGGCTCCTCAGTTGCCGAGCCGCGCCGGAAATCATGCGACGTTGGATCTGGGAGCACTCTCTCCGATCTCTTCAGTCTCGATGACAAACGAAGAAGATTGAGAGGGTCAAATTTAGGGTATGAATTGAAAGAAGTCGAGGAGAATGAGGAAGAGATTAGAGTTTCTGACAATATTAATCGAGTTGAAAATGCGAGGGCTATAAATGAGGAAGTCAATGTGCATGATGATTTTGAAGAGGACGGAGGGTTCAAGACCATGAAGGAATTTATAGATCTTGAATGGGACAGCAAGAAGAATAGAAGAGATTTATGGGAAATCGCTGGGAACTTTTTGGGGGCGGCTTCAATATTCAGCAAAAAATTGAGGAAATGGAGGCAGAAACAGAAGAGTAAACAGCAGCATTCCCATGATAGTCTGGTAGAAGTTGAGAAGGCGATTGTAAGTGTAAACCAGCTCAGAGAGACACAATCGGAAATTGGAGAGAATGGTTTTGGGAGGAGATCTTGTGATACTGACGCAAGATTGTCCCTTGATCTGGGACGAATATCATTTGATGAGCCTAGGGCATCCTGGGATGGGTGTTTGATCGGTAAACCATATCCTAGACTTACGCCATTAGTCCCAGTTGAAGAGAAGGGGAATTTGAGCAGTGAAGGGGAGAGGAGTCCTGGTGGAACTGCCCAGACTAGGGACTACTATGGGGATTCACTGAATCCACAGAGGCGGAGAAGGAGCTTTGATCATTCTGGATGGAACATGAGAGTGGGATTGGGAGACGTTGATAATGCCAATGCTGTGCCCAATGCTAAGATGTCACCTGAAACTGTTGGATTATTTCATGGGGCTAAGCTGTTAATTACAGAAAAAGAGTTAAGGGATTCGAATTGGTACTCTTTCAAAGATTACAGCGCAGAGAGTGCCAAGGCTGCTGGCCAGAATGCTGGTTCTTATGTTGGCGAAGATGTATACAACGTCAAGAAGTCGCGGAAGTGGCTTAATTTACGAAGCATTTGGGGTTTGATGCATAGGAGTGAAAGTAAATGTGGCCATGAAGCAAAAGCTGGTGAAGGAACTGTGGCTGATGGGTCATTAGCTGAGTCTTGGCAGAAGTTGAGGAGGGTGGCTAATGGAGAAGCAAATGAGGCTTTCAGTGATAAGCTTATGCGCAGTTATAGTGTAAGCACCAGAAACCTCTGTAAATTAGAGCGAACTTGCACGGAGACGAAAGACAAACAAGATGACCTCGTACTTCAGCGAAACAGGAGTTCCAGGTATTCTCCCAACACTCTTGACAATGGCCTATTAAGGTTCTATTTAACACCTTTGAGAGGTAATGGAAGGAGCAAAGCTGGTAACAGTAGGTCAAAGGACTCACAATCAATGGCAAGGTCTtgtaaaggaaaaataaattgttCTTAA
- the LOC119990881 gene encoding beta-glucosidase BoGH3B-like isoform X1 — translation MGCLFKNPNAPTEARVKDLLSRMTLKEKAGQMTQIERKVTTPSAIRDFCVGSVLNGGNSRPFDKAVASEWADMIDGLQKWALESRLGIPIIYGIDAVHGNSGVYGATIFPHNVGLGATRDADLAKRIGAATALEVRACGIRFAFAPCVAVCRDPRWGRCYESYSEDTDIVRKMTSIVTGLQGQPSMGHKKGYPFVAAGRENVIACAKHFVGDGGTNGGINEGNTISSYEDLEKIHLAPYLDCLSQGVSTVMASYSSWNGRKLHADHFLLTEVLKDKLGFKGFVISDWRGIDRLDKDRGENYHHWISKAINAGIDMVMVPYRYELFLENLMCLVQSGEITMARIDDAVERILRVKFLSGVFEYPFADRSLLDIVGCKLHRELAREAVRKSLVLMKNGKNPNESFLPLDRNAKRILVAGTHADDLGYQCGGWTIFWQGHSGKITIGTTILDAIKEAVGDETEVVYEKYPSPETLASQDFSYAIVAVGESPYAESINERENSELVVHFNGTELVSSVADKIPTLAILISGRALVLEPWLLEKVDAFIAAWLPGTEGAGITDVIFGDFDFEGRLPVTWFKKIEQLPVHSGQNSSDSLFPLGFGLTCNNEKSLE, via the exons ATGGGTTGCCTCTTCAAGAACCCAAATGCACCCACTGAAGCTCGAGTTAAAGACCTCCTCTCCCGTATGACCTTAAAAGAAAAAGCCGGTCAGATGACCCAGATCGAGCGCAAGGTCACCACTCCCTCTGCCATTAGAGATTTTTGCGTCG GAAGTGTACTTAACGGCGGAAATAGCAGGCCCTTTGACAAAGCCGTGGCCTCAGAATGGGCTGATATGATCGATGGATTGCAAAAGTGGGCACTTGAGTCTCGGCTTGGGATACCCATTATATATGGTATTGATGCGGTACATGGTAACAGTGGCGTCTATGGTGCCACTATATTTCCTCACAATGTCGGCCTTGGAGCCACTAG AGATGCAGACTTGGCAAAAAGAATAGGAGCAGCAACCGCTCTTGAAGTAAGGGCATGCGGTATTCGATTTGCTTTTGCTCCTTGTGTGGCT GTATGCAGAGATCCCAGATGGGGAAGATGCTATGAAAGCTACAGCGAAGACACTGACATCGTCAGAAAGATGACTTCCATTGTAACAGGTTTGCAGGGACAGCCATCCATGGGACACAAAAAAGGCTACCCTTTTGTAGCTGCAGGAAG AGAAAATGTCATTGCATGTGCCAAGCATTTTGTTGGAGATGGCGGTACTAATGGAGGAATAAACGAGGGAAACACGATATCATCatatgaagatttggagaagaTCCATCTGGCTCCTTATCTAGACTGTTTATCTCAGGGTGTTTCCACTGTTATGGCGTCATATTCTAGCTGGAATGGACGTAAACTGCATGCCGATCATTTTCTCTTGACTGAAGTTTTGAAAGATAAGCTAGGTTTTAAG GGTTTTGTGATTTCTGACTGGAGAGGAATTGACCGACTAGACAAGGATAGGGGTGAAAACTATCACCACTGGATTTCCAAAGCCATAAATGCCGGCATTGATATG GTGATGGTGCCTTATAGGTATGAACTATTCCTTGAGAACTTGATGTGTCTGGTGCAATCAGGGGAGATAACAATGGCCAGGATTGATGATGCTGTTGAACGTATACTGAGAGTGAAGTTTCTGTCGGGTGTCTTTGAGTATCCCTTTGCTGATAGATCTTTGCTGGATATAGTAGGTTGCAAG CTGCATCGAGAACTAGCACGCGAAGCAGTCCGCAAGTCGTTGGTTCTCATGAAAAACGGAAAGAATCCAAATGAATCATTTCTTCCATTGGACAGAAATGCCAAAAGAATTCTTGTTGCTGGCACCCATGCTGATGACCTTGGCTATCAATGTGGAGGGTGGACAATCTTTTGGCAGGGACACAGCGGCAAGATAACGATTG GTACAACCATCTTGGACGCTATCAAAGAAGCTGTGGGAGATGAAACTGAAGTGGTTTATGAGAAATATCCATCACCAGAGACCTTAGCAAGTCAGGATTTTTCTTATGCTATTGTAGCTGTTGGTGAAAGTCCATATGCAGAATCAATCAATGAAAGGGAAAATTCAGAGCTTGTTGTCCACTTTAATGGAACTGAGCTCGTAAGCTCGGTGGCTGATAAAATCCCCACATTGGCAATACTGATATCTGGAAGAGCCTTAGTTCTGGAGCCTTGGCTTTTGGAAAAGGTTGATGCTTTCATTGCTGCTTGGTTGCCTGGAACTGAAGGAGCAGGAATTACAGATGTTATATTTGGAGATTTCGATTTTGAGGGTAGGTTACCTGTAACATGGTTTAAAAAGATTGAACAATTGCCAGTACATTCCGGGCAAAATTCATCTGATTCTTTATTCCCACTAGGTTTTGGCTTGACATGCAATAATGAAAAATCTTTAGAATAA
- the LOC119992210 gene encoding beta-glucosidase BoGH3B-like isoform X2 has translation MDCLYKNPNTPTEARVKDLLSRMTLKEKVGQMTQIERSIATPAAITDFCVGSVLNGGGSTPFEKGVTSEWADMIDGFQKWALESRLGIPIIYGIDAVHGNSGVYGATIFPHNAGIGATGDADLAKRIGAATALEVRACGIQFAFAPCVAVCRDPRWGRCYESYSEDTDIVRKMTSIVTGLQGQPSKGHQKGYPFVAGRENVIACAKHFVGDGGTDGGINEGNTISSYEDLEKIHLAPFQDCLSQGVSTVMASYSSWNGRKLHANHFLLTEVLKDKLGFKGFVISDWEGLDRLGEPYGSDYRYWISRTINAGIDMVMVPFRYEQFLEDLMFLVQSGEIAMARIDDAVERILRVKFLSGVFEYPFADRSLLDIVGCKLHRELAREAVRKSLVLLKNERNPNKSFLPLDRNAKRILVAGTHADDLGYQCGGWTIFWQGNSGKITIGTTILDAIKEAVGDETEVIYEKYPSQDTLASPDFSYAIVVVGESPYAESLGDNSELVIPFNGTELVSLVADKIPTLAILISGRALVLEPWLLEKVDAFIAAWLPGSEGAGITDVIFGDYDFEGRLPVTWFKKIEQLPVHAGQNSFDPLLPLGFGLTCNKEKSLE, from the exons ATGGATTGCCTCTACAAGAACCCAAATACACCCACTGAAGCTCGAGTGAAAGACCTCCTCTCCCGTATGACCTTGAAAGAGAAAGTCGGTCAGATGACCCAGATCGAGCGCAGCATCGCCACTCCCGCTGCCATTACAGATTTTTGCGTCG GAAGTGTACTCAACGGCGGAGGTAGTACGCCTTTTGAGAAGGGCGTGACCTCAGAATGGGCTGATATGATTGATGGATTCCAAAAGTGGGCACTTGAGTCTCGGCTTGGGATACCCATTATATATGGTATTGATGCGGTCCATGGTAACAGTGGTGTCTACGGCGCCACTATATTTCCTCACAATGCTGGCATTGGAGCCACTGG AGATGCAGACTTGGCAAAAAGAATAGGAGCTGCGACCGCTCTTGAAGTAAGGGCATGCGGCATTCAATTTGCTTTTGCTCCTTGTGTGGCT GTATGCAGAGATCCCAGATGGGGAAGATGCTATGAAAGCTACAGCGAAGACACTGACATTGTCAGAAAGATGACTTCCATTGTAACAGGTTTGCAGGGACAGCCATCCAAGGGACACCAAAAAGGCTACCCTTTTGTAGCTGGAAG AGAAAATGTCATTGCATGTGCCAAGCATTTTGTTGGAGATGGTGGTACTGATGGAGGAATAAATGAGggaaacacaatatcatcatatgaagatttggagaagaTCCATCTGGCTCCTTTTCAGGACTGTTTATCTCAGGGTGTTTCCACTGTTATGGCGTCATATTCTAGCTGGAATGGACGTAAACTGCATGCCAATCATTTTCTCTTGACAGAAGTTCTGAAAGATAAGCTTGGTTTTAAG GGTTTTGTGATTTCTGACTGGGAAGGACTTGACCGACTAGGCGAGCCTTATGGTTCGGACTATCGCTACTGGATTTCCAGAACCATAAATGCTGGCATTGATATG GTGATGGTGCCTTTTAGGTATGAACAATTCCTTGAGGACTTGATGTTTCTGGTGCAATCAGGGGAGATAGCAATGGCCAGGATTGATGATGCTGTTGAACGTATACTGAGAGTGAAGTTTTTGTCAGGTGTCTTCGAATATCCCTTCGCTGATAGATCTTTGCTGGATATAGTAGGTTGCAAG CTGCATCGAGAACTAGCACGTGAAGCAGTCCGCAAGTCATTGGTTCTCTTGAAAAATGAAAGGAATCCAAATAAATCATTTCTTCCGTTGGATAGAAATGCCAAAAGAATTCTTGTTGCTGGCACACATGCTGATGACCTTGGCTATCAATGTGGAGGGTGGACAATCTTTTGGCAGGGAAACAGCGGCAAGATAACGATTG GTACAACCATCTTGGACGCTATTAAAGAAGCAGTGGGAGATGAAACTGAAGTCATTTATGAGAAATATCCATCACAAGACACCTTAGCAAGTCCGGATTTTTCTTATGCTATTGTAGTTGTTGGTGAAAGTCCATATGCAGAATCTTTAGGGGACAATTCAGAGCTTGTTATCCCCTTTAATGGAACTGAACTCGTAAGCTTGGTGGCTGATAAAATCCCCACATTGGCAATACTGATATCTGGAAGAGCCTTAGTTCTGGAGCCTTGGCTTTTGGAAAAAGTAGATGCTTTCATTGCTGCTTGGTTGCCTGGCAGTGAAGGAGCAGGAATTACAGATGTTATATTTGGAGATTACGATTTTGAGGGTAGGTTACCTGTAACATGGTTTAAAAAGATTGAACAACTGCCAGTACATGCCGGGCAAAATTCATTTGATCCTTTATTGCCCCTTGGTTTTGGCTTGACATGCAATAAGGAAAAATCTTTAGAATAA
- the LOC119992210 gene encoding beta-glucosidase BoGH3B-like isoform X1: MDCLYKNPNTPTEARVKDLLSRMTLKEKVGQMTQIERSIATPAAITDFCVGSVLNGGGSTPFEKGVTSEWADMIDGFQKWALESRLGIPIIYGIDAVHGNSGVYGATIFPHNAGIGATGDADLAKRIGAATALEVRACGIQFAFAPCVAVCRDPRWGRCYESYSEDTDIVRKMTSIVTGLQGQPSKGHQKGYPFVAGRENVIACAKHFVGDGGTDGGINEGNTISSYEDLEKIHLAPFQDCLSQGVSTVMASYSSWNGRKLHANHFLLTEVLKDKLGFKANTLLQGFVISDWEGLDRLGEPYGSDYRYWISRTINAGIDMVMVPFRYEQFLEDLMFLVQSGEIAMARIDDAVERILRVKFLSGVFEYPFADRSLLDIVGCKLHRELAREAVRKSLVLLKNERNPNKSFLPLDRNAKRILVAGTHADDLGYQCGGWTIFWQGNSGKITIGTTILDAIKEAVGDETEVIYEKYPSQDTLASPDFSYAIVVVGESPYAESLGDNSELVIPFNGTELVSLVADKIPTLAILISGRALVLEPWLLEKVDAFIAAWLPGSEGAGITDVIFGDYDFEGRLPVTWFKKIEQLPVHAGQNSFDPLLPLGFGLTCNKEKSLE; this comes from the exons ATGGATTGCCTCTACAAGAACCCAAATACACCCACTGAAGCTCGAGTGAAAGACCTCCTCTCCCGTATGACCTTGAAAGAGAAAGTCGGTCAGATGACCCAGATCGAGCGCAGCATCGCCACTCCCGCTGCCATTACAGATTTTTGCGTCG GAAGTGTACTCAACGGCGGAGGTAGTACGCCTTTTGAGAAGGGCGTGACCTCAGAATGGGCTGATATGATTGATGGATTCCAAAAGTGGGCACTTGAGTCTCGGCTTGGGATACCCATTATATATGGTATTGATGCGGTCCATGGTAACAGTGGTGTCTACGGCGCCACTATATTTCCTCACAATGCTGGCATTGGAGCCACTGG AGATGCAGACTTGGCAAAAAGAATAGGAGCTGCGACCGCTCTTGAAGTAAGGGCATGCGGCATTCAATTTGCTTTTGCTCCTTGTGTGGCT GTATGCAGAGATCCCAGATGGGGAAGATGCTATGAAAGCTACAGCGAAGACACTGACATTGTCAGAAAGATGACTTCCATTGTAACAGGTTTGCAGGGACAGCCATCCAAGGGACACCAAAAAGGCTACCCTTTTGTAGCTGGAAG AGAAAATGTCATTGCATGTGCCAAGCATTTTGTTGGAGATGGTGGTACTGATGGAGGAATAAATGAGggaaacacaatatcatcatatgaagatttggagaagaTCCATCTGGCTCCTTTTCAGGACTGTTTATCTCAGGGTGTTTCCACTGTTATGGCGTCATATTCTAGCTGGAATGGACGTAAACTGCATGCCAATCATTTTCTCTTGACAGAAGTTCTGAAAGATAAGCTTGGTTTTAAG GCAAATACTCTGCTGCAGGGTTTTGTGATTTCTGACTGGGAAGGACTTGACCGACTAGGCGAGCCTTATGGTTCGGACTATCGCTACTGGATTTCCAGAACCATAAATGCTGGCATTGATATG GTGATGGTGCCTTTTAGGTATGAACAATTCCTTGAGGACTTGATGTTTCTGGTGCAATCAGGGGAGATAGCAATGGCCAGGATTGATGATGCTGTTGAACGTATACTGAGAGTGAAGTTTTTGTCAGGTGTCTTCGAATATCCCTTCGCTGATAGATCTTTGCTGGATATAGTAGGTTGCAAG CTGCATCGAGAACTAGCACGTGAAGCAGTCCGCAAGTCATTGGTTCTCTTGAAAAATGAAAGGAATCCAAATAAATCATTTCTTCCGTTGGATAGAAATGCCAAAAGAATTCTTGTTGCTGGCACACATGCTGATGACCTTGGCTATCAATGTGGAGGGTGGACAATCTTTTGGCAGGGAAACAGCGGCAAGATAACGATTG GTACAACCATCTTGGACGCTATTAAAGAAGCAGTGGGAGATGAAACTGAAGTCATTTATGAGAAATATCCATCACAAGACACCTTAGCAAGTCCGGATTTTTCTTATGCTATTGTAGTTGTTGGTGAAAGTCCATATGCAGAATCTTTAGGGGACAATTCAGAGCTTGTTATCCCCTTTAATGGAACTGAACTCGTAAGCTTGGTGGCTGATAAAATCCCCACATTGGCAATACTGATATCTGGAAGAGCCTTAGTTCTGGAGCCTTGGCTTTTGGAAAAAGTAGATGCTTTCATTGCTGCTTGGTTGCCTGGCAGTGAAGGAGCAGGAATTACAGATGTTATATTTGGAGATTACGATTTTGAGGGTAGGTTACCTGTAACATGGTTTAAAAAGATTGAACAACTGCCAGTACATGCCGGGCAAAATTCATTTGATCCTTTATTGCCCCTTGGTTTTGGCTTGACATGCAATAAGGAAAAATCTTTAGAATAA
- the LOC119990881 gene encoding beta-glucosidase BoGH3B-like isoform X2 has translation MTSIVTGLQGQPSMGHKKGYPFVAAGRENVIACAKHFVGDGGTNGGINEGNTISSYEDLEKIHLAPYLDCLSQGVSTVMASYSSWNGRKLHADHFLLTEVLKDKLGFKGFVISDWRGIDRLDKDRGENYHHWISKAINAGIDMVMVPYRYELFLENLMCLVQSGEITMARIDDAVERILRVKFLSGVFEYPFADRSLLDIVGCKLHRELAREAVRKSLVLMKNGKNPNESFLPLDRNAKRILVAGTHADDLGYQCGGWTIFWQGHSGKITIGTTILDAIKEAVGDETEVVYEKYPSPETLASQDFSYAIVAVGESPYAESINERENSELVVHFNGTELVSSVADKIPTLAILISGRALVLEPWLLEKVDAFIAAWLPGTEGAGITDVIFGDFDFEGRLPVTWFKKIEQLPVHSGQNSSDSLFPLGFGLTCNNEKSLE, from the exons ATGACTTCCATTGTAACAGGTTTGCAGGGACAGCCATCCATGGGACACAAAAAAGGCTACCCTTTTGTAGCTGCAGGAAG AGAAAATGTCATTGCATGTGCCAAGCATTTTGTTGGAGATGGCGGTACTAATGGAGGAATAAACGAGGGAAACACGATATCATCatatgaagatttggagaagaTCCATCTGGCTCCTTATCTAGACTGTTTATCTCAGGGTGTTTCCACTGTTATGGCGTCATATTCTAGCTGGAATGGACGTAAACTGCATGCCGATCATTTTCTCTTGACTGAAGTTTTGAAAGATAAGCTAGGTTTTAAG GGTTTTGTGATTTCTGACTGGAGAGGAATTGACCGACTAGACAAGGATAGGGGTGAAAACTATCACCACTGGATTTCCAAAGCCATAAATGCCGGCATTGATATG GTGATGGTGCCTTATAGGTATGAACTATTCCTTGAGAACTTGATGTGTCTGGTGCAATCAGGGGAGATAACAATGGCCAGGATTGATGATGCTGTTGAACGTATACTGAGAGTGAAGTTTCTGTCGGGTGTCTTTGAGTATCCCTTTGCTGATAGATCTTTGCTGGATATAGTAGGTTGCAAG CTGCATCGAGAACTAGCACGCGAAGCAGTCCGCAAGTCGTTGGTTCTCATGAAAAACGGAAAGAATCCAAATGAATCATTTCTTCCATTGGACAGAAATGCCAAAAGAATTCTTGTTGCTGGCACCCATGCTGATGACCTTGGCTATCAATGTGGAGGGTGGACAATCTTTTGGCAGGGACACAGCGGCAAGATAACGATTG GTACAACCATCTTGGACGCTATCAAAGAAGCTGTGGGAGATGAAACTGAAGTGGTTTATGAGAAATATCCATCACCAGAGACCTTAGCAAGTCAGGATTTTTCTTATGCTATTGTAGCTGTTGGTGAAAGTCCATATGCAGAATCAATCAATGAAAGGGAAAATTCAGAGCTTGTTGTCCACTTTAATGGAACTGAGCTCGTAAGCTCGGTGGCTGATAAAATCCCCACATTGGCAATACTGATATCTGGAAGAGCCTTAGTTCTGGAGCCTTGGCTTTTGGAAAAGGTTGATGCTTTCATTGCTGCTTGGTTGCCTGGAACTGAAGGAGCAGGAATTACAGATGTTATATTTGGAGATTTCGATTTTGAGGGTAGGTTACCTGTAACATGGTTTAAAAAGATTGAACAATTGCCAGTACATTCCGGGCAAAATTCATCTGATTCTTTATTCCCACTAGGTTTTGGCTTGACATGCAATAATGAAAAATCTTTAGAATAA